From Cystobacter fuscus DSM 2262, one genomic window encodes:
- a CDS encoding glutathione peroxidase — protein sequence MNEKIANLPLKRIDGTETSLAAFQGKVLLVVNVASQCGLTPQYEGLEKLYKDYQARGLVVMGFPANEFGAQEPGTNTEIQEFCRSRFGIDFPMFSKIVVKGEGQHPLYQHLTETLPEARFPANSAMRARLEKHGVKQQKSNDILWNFEKFLINRQGDVVARFSPDTSPDDPTLTQAIEAELAKA from the coding sequence ATGAACGAGAAGATCGCGAACCTGCCGCTCAAGCGCATCGACGGAACCGAGACCTCGCTGGCCGCCTTCCAGGGCAAGGTGCTCCTGGTGGTCAACGTGGCCTCGCAGTGCGGCCTGACGCCCCAGTACGAGGGCCTGGAGAAGCTCTACAAGGACTACCAGGCCCGGGGGCTGGTGGTGATGGGCTTTCCCGCCAATGAGTTCGGCGCCCAGGAGCCGGGCACCAACACGGAGATCCAGGAGTTCTGCCGCTCCAGGTTCGGGATCGACTTCCCCATGTTCTCGAAGATCGTCGTCAAGGGCGAGGGCCAGCACCCGCTCTACCAGCACCTGACGGAGACGCTCCCCGAGGCGCGCTTCCCCGCCAACAGCGCCATGCGCGCCCGGCTGGAGAAGCACGGCGTGAAGCAGCAGAAGAGCAACGACATCCTCTGGAACTTCGAGAAGTTCCTCATCAACCGCCAGGGCGACGTGGTGGCGCGCTTCTCTCCGGACACCAGCCCGGATGACCCCACGCTGACCCAGGCCATCGAGGCCGAGCTGGCCAAGGCCTGA
- a CDS encoding DUF6986 family protein encodes MSSPLSSERLAITRAALAHAHLSYERHHPEAAPRRQPVHTMYGGAHLFTAQTAQKMGRTAVNALREYAPDGHALAACLGLHEALAERVHARVLTKLEREPVEDFRIDFEDGYGHRPDEEEDGHATTAATEVARGLADGTLPPFIGIRVKALTEELFDRSARTLGLFIGTLLERTGGRLPPGFVVTLPKVSLPQEVTALVRMLELLETDYGLEPKALKLELMVETPRALFTPDGRLALPALVEAAHGRCVAAHLGPYDYTASLHITAAQQDLLHPACDFARNVMQVSLAGSDVALADGPTNVLPVAPHKPGAHPLTEAQREDNRQVVHRAWRHMYTNTRHALERGFYQGWDLHPAQLPVRYAAVYAFFLEGLDVASRRLKSFVEQAARATRLGEVFDDAATGQGLLNSFLRGLACGAVTEEEARATGLTLEELRGRSFLRIIQGRRPPA; translated from the coding sequence ATGAGCTCTCCCCTTTCCTCCGAGCGACTCGCCATCACCCGCGCGGCGCTGGCCCACGCCCACCTGTCGTACGAGCGCCACCACCCGGAAGCCGCCCCTCGCCGGCAGCCCGTGCACACCATGTACGGCGGCGCCCACCTCTTCACCGCGCAGACGGCCCAGAAGATGGGACGCACGGCCGTGAACGCGCTGCGCGAGTACGCGCCGGATGGCCACGCGCTCGCCGCGTGTCTCGGTCTGCACGAGGCCCTGGCCGAACGGGTCCACGCGCGCGTGCTCACCAAGCTCGAGCGCGAGCCGGTGGAGGACTTCCGCATCGACTTCGAGGACGGCTATGGCCACCGCCCGGACGAGGAGGAGGATGGCCATGCCACCACCGCCGCCACCGAGGTGGCCCGGGGCCTCGCGGACGGCACCCTGCCGCCCTTCATTGGCATCCGCGTCAAGGCGCTGACCGAGGAGCTCTTCGACCGGAGCGCGCGCACGCTCGGGCTCTTCATCGGCACGCTCCTGGAGCGCACGGGGGGACGGCTCCCGCCGGGGTTCGTCGTCACCCTGCCCAAGGTCTCCCTCCCCCAGGAGGTGACGGCGCTCGTGCGCATGCTGGAGCTGTTGGAGACGGACTATGGCCTGGAGCCCAAGGCGCTGAAGCTGGAGTTGATGGTGGAGACGCCCCGGGCGCTCTTCACGCCGGACGGACGCCTCGCGCTGCCCGCGCTCGTGGAAGCGGCACATGGGCGCTGTGTGGCGGCGCACCTCGGGCCGTATGACTACACGGCCTCGCTCCACATCACCGCGGCCCAGCAGGACCTGCTGCACCCGGCATGCGACTTCGCCCGGAACGTGATGCAGGTGTCGCTCGCGGGCAGTGACGTGGCGCTCGCGGATGGCCCGACGAACGTGCTGCCGGTGGCACCCCACAAGCCGGGAGCACACCCGCTCACCGAGGCCCAGCGCGAGGACAACCGCCAGGTGGTGCACCGCGCGTGGCGGCACATGTACACCAACACGCGCCACGCGCTGGAGCGCGGCTTCTACCAGGGGTGGGACTTGCACCCGGCCCAGCTCCCGGTGCGCTACGCGGCCGTGTACGCCTTCTTCCTGGAGGGACTGGACGTGGCCTCGCGCCGGCTCAAGTCCTTCGTGGAGCAGGCGGCCCGGGCCACGCGGCTCGGCGAGGTGTTCGACGACGCGGCCACGGGACAGGGGCTGCTCAACTCCTTCCTGCGCGGCCTGGCCTGCGGCGCCGTCACCGAGGAGGAAGCGCGCGCCACGGGCCTGACGTTGGAGGAGCTGCGTGGCCGCTCGTTCCTCCGCATCATCCAGGGCCGCCGTCCTCCCGCGTAA
- the uraH gene encoding hydroxyisourate hydrolase, whose translation MSTLSTHVLDTQSGRPAAGVPITLEFQSAEGWRELTRGTTNADGRVRDFLPTGTRLEPGVYRMTFHTGEYFHAHALRGFYPYVSVVFELTAPEEHYHVPLLLSPFGYSTYRGS comes from the coding sequence ATGAGCACCCTGTCCACCCACGTCCTCGACACGCAGTCGGGCCGCCCGGCGGCGGGCGTCCCCATCACCCTGGAGTTCCAGTCCGCCGAGGGCTGGCGCGAGCTGACCCGGGGCACCACCAACGCCGATGGCCGCGTGCGCGACTTCCTGCCCACCGGCACCCGGCTGGAGCCCGGCGTCTACCGGATGACGTTCCACACCGGCGAGTACTTCCACGCCCACGCCCTGCGCGGCTTCTATCCGTATGTCTCCGTGGTGTTCGAACTCACCGCACCCGAGGAGCACTACCACGTCCCCCTGCTCCTCAGCCCCTTCGGCTATTCCACCTACCGGGGGAGCTGA
- the uraD gene encoding 2-oxo-4-hydroxy-4-carboxy-5-ureidoimidazoline decarboxylase codes for MSRLAWLNGLSAEEARAEFSRCCGSTRWAAALTQARPFPSEAALYERAEALWAQTGPEDWREAMTHHPRIGDVSRLREKFKATGAWSEQEQQGMRGAGEDVIQALADGNREYEARFGFIFLVCATGKSAGEMLGLLRERMNNPPDQELRVAAGEQGKITRIRLEKLLSSP; via the coding sequence GTGAGCCGGCTCGCGTGGCTCAACGGGCTGTCCGCCGAAGAGGCCCGGGCGGAGTTCTCGCGCTGCTGCGGCTCGACGCGCTGGGCCGCGGCGCTCACCCAGGCGCGGCCCTTCCCGAGCGAGGCGGCCCTGTACGAGCGCGCCGAGGCGCTCTGGGCCCAGACGGGGCCCGAGGACTGGCGCGAGGCGATGACGCACCACCCGCGCATCGGCGACGTGTCGCGGCTGCGCGAGAAGTTCAAGGCCACCGGCGCCTGGAGCGAGCAGGAGCAGCAGGGCATGCGGGGCGCGGGCGAGGACGTGATTCAAGCGCTCGCCGACGGCAACCGCGAGTACGAGGCGCGCTTCGGCTTCATCTTCCTCGTGTGCGCCACGGGCAAGAGCGCCGGGGAGATGCTCGGCCTGTTGCGCGAGCGCATGAACAACCCGCCGGACCAGGAGCTGCGGGTCGCGGCCGGGGAGCAGGGAAAAATCACCCGCATCCGCTTGGAGAAGCTTCTCTCGTCCCCATGA
- the alc gene encoding allantoicase, whose product MQTPEEGKVRVAFAELIDLAAEKVGGRALYANDEFFAPKENLLKPGRGVFIPDKYTEFGKWMDGWETRRKRVPGHDFCILQLGLPGTIRGVNVDTNHFVGNFPEYASVDALEVRGEATVESLVAAAWTPIVPRTKLVGGTQNYLPVASEARWTHLRLNIFPDGGVARFRVHGVVRPDLEKLRSSELVDLAAAENGGIVVTCNDSFFGPKDNLILPGRAPTMGDGWETRRKRVPGFDWIVVKLATAGTVQRVEVDTNHFKGNFPDTCSLEGCFLKEDLLDFANARDITWQEILPRTKLQASHRHFYEQELREKGPFTHVRLNIFPDGGISRLRVHGRAA is encoded by the coding sequence ATGCAGACACCCGAGGAAGGCAAGGTGCGAGTCGCCTTCGCCGAGCTCATCGATCTGGCCGCCGAGAAGGTCGGCGGCCGCGCCCTCTACGCCAACGACGAGTTCTTCGCCCCCAAGGAGAACCTGCTCAAGCCGGGGCGCGGCGTCTTCATCCCCGACAAGTACACCGAGTTCGGCAAGTGGATGGACGGCTGGGAGACGCGCCGCAAGCGCGTGCCGGGCCATGACTTCTGCATCCTCCAGCTCGGCCTGCCCGGCACCATCCGCGGCGTCAACGTCGACACCAACCACTTCGTCGGCAACTTCCCCGAGTACGCCTCGGTGGACGCGCTCGAGGTGCGCGGCGAGGCCACGGTCGAGTCGCTCGTGGCCGCCGCGTGGACGCCCATCGTCCCGAGGACGAAGCTGGTGGGCGGCACGCAGAACTACCTCCCCGTGGCGAGCGAGGCGCGCTGGACGCACCTGCGCCTGAACATCTTCCCGGATGGCGGCGTGGCGCGCTTCCGCGTGCACGGCGTGGTGCGGCCGGACCTGGAGAAGCTGCGCTCCAGCGAGCTGGTGGACCTGGCCGCGGCGGAGAACGGCGGCATCGTCGTCACCTGCAACGACTCCTTCTTCGGCCCCAAGGACAACCTCATCCTCCCCGGCCGCGCGCCCACCATGGGTGATGGCTGGGAGACGCGCCGCAAGCGCGTGCCGGGCTTCGACTGGATCGTCGTGAAGCTCGCCACCGCCGGCACCGTGCAGCGCGTGGAGGTGGACACCAACCACTTCAAGGGCAACTTCCCCGACACCTGCTCGCTGGAGGGCTGCTTCCTCAAGGAAGACCTCCTCGACTTCGCCAACGCCCGGGACATCACCTGGCAGGAGATCCTCCCGCGCACCAAGCTCCAGGCGAGCCACCGCCACTTCTACGAGCAGGAGCTGCGCGAGAAGGGCCCCTTCACCCACGTGCGGCTCAACATCTTCCCGGACGGAGGCATCAGCCGGCTCCGGGTGCACGGACGGGCGGCGTGA
- the allB gene encoding allantoinase AllB: MSQDWVLRGERVVTDTGVRPAAVVVRDGKVAALIGPKDVPAGLPVTDVGQKVVMPGVVDSHAHINEPGRTEWEGFETATRAAAAGGITTVVDMPLNSIPATTSREALAQKAAAAERHCAIDYGFWGGVIPGNSGELDAMIDAGVAGFKCFLIQSGVDEFPHVTREDLEHAMPILARRGVPLIVHAELTASEKPPEGDTRTYQSYLASRPRKWEDDAIHMMVELCRKHRGPVHIVHLSSSDALGEIASAKKEGLPFTVETCPHYLTFDAEHIPDGATWFKCAPPIRESENREKLWAGLARGDIDMVVSDHSPCTPALKHLEHGDFGRAWGGIASLQFSLPAVWTGMRERGQGLEQLVRWMCHAPARLTGLTGVKGSLTPGADADLLVFDPEASFTPDASGVLHRHKLTPYAGRALVGVVEHTWVRGQKVHTRGEPPPSPTGRWIRRPSTARRVE; the protein is encoded by the coding sequence ATGAGCCAGGACTGGGTTTTGCGCGGCGAGCGCGTCGTCACGGACACGGGCGTGCGCCCGGCCGCGGTGGTGGTGCGCGACGGCAAGGTGGCCGCCCTCATCGGACCCAAGGACGTGCCCGCGGGGCTGCCGGTGACGGACGTGGGGCAGAAGGTCGTCATGCCCGGCGTGGTGGACAGCCACGCCCACATCAACGAGCCCGGACGCACCGAGTGGGAAGGTTTCGAGACGGCCACGCGCGCCGCGGCCGCCGGCGGCATCACCACCGTGGTGGACATGCCGCTCAACTCCATCCCCGCCACCACCTCGCGCGAGGCGCTCGCCCAGAAGGCCGCCGCCGCCGAGCGCCACTGCGCCATCGACTACGGCTTCTGGGGCGGCGTCATCCCCGGCAACTCGGGCGAGCTGGACGCGATGATCGACGCGGGCGTCGCCGGCTTCAAATGCTTCCTCATCCAGTCCGGCGTGGACGAGTTCCCCCACGTGACGCGCGAGGACCTGGAGCACGCCATGCCCATCCTCGCGCGCCGGGGCGTGCCCCTCATCGTCCACGCGGAGCTGACGGCCTCGGAGAAGCCTCCCGAGGGCGACACGCGCACCTACCAGAGCTACCTCGCCTCGCGCCCACGCAAGTGGGAGGACGACGCCATCCACATGATGGTGGAGCTGTGCCGCAAGCACCGCGGCCCCGTGCACATCGTGCACCTGTCCTCCTCGGACGCGCTCGGGGAGATCGCCTCCGCCAAGAAGGAGGGCCTGCCCTTCACCGTGGAGACGTGTCCGCACTACCTCACCTTCGACGCGGAGCACATCCCCGATGGCGCCACCTGGTTCAAGTGCGCGCCCCCCATCCGCGAGTCGGAGAACCGCGAGAAGCTGTGGGCGGGCCTCGCGCGCGGCGACATCGACATGGTGGTGTCCGACCACTCGCCCTGCACCCCCGCCCTCAAGCACCTGGAGCACGGCGACTTCGGCCGCGCCTGGGGCGGCATCGCGTCGCTCCAGTTCAGCCTGCCCGCCGTGTGGACCGGCATGCGCGAGCGCGGCCAGGGACTCGAGCAGCTCGTGCGCTGGATGTGCCACGCGCCCGCCCGGCTCACCGGCCTCACGGGCGTGAAGGGCTCGCTCACGCCGGGCGCGGACGCGGATCTGCTCGTCTTCGACCCCGAGGCTTCCTTCACCCCCGACGCCTCGGGCGTGCTGCACCGCCACAAGCTCACCCCCTACGCGGGCCGCGCGCTGGTGGGCGTGGTGGAGCACACCTGGGTGCGAGGTCAGAAGGTCCACACTCGGGGCGAGCCGCCGCCCTCTCCCACGGGCCGATGGATTCGCCGCCCTTCCACGGCGCGGCGCGTGGAATAA
- a CDS encoding FAD/NAD(P)-binding protein, which produces MSLPSPAAKSASGLSTLEASIRRDLERLEYPKRPWVLSRQASDGRPILDVLIIGGGQSGLAAAFGLMREKVNNLLVVDDSAPGLSGPWKTFARMHTLRTPKHLTGPDLNLPNLCFQTWYEAQFGEDAWKAVGFVPKELWADYLHWYRHVLSIPVRSHTRVGALSWLPEERCFAVPVRSTDKQAPQDAPEEILLARKVVLATGIDGSGRWETPANVARLPRELWVHTRDDIDFEALRGKRIGVLGAGASAFDNASVALERGAAEVHLFYRRKTLPTVNAYRWAEFVGFLKHHGDLPDADRWRFIRRILEMGQLPPHDTYQRARALPHFFLHPESPWQDVQAVEGRAQVTTPHATFTFDKLIVGSGTVTDLSLRPELAHLVGDIALWKDRYTPPPEEAHTDLARHPYLGPGFEFQEKVPGRAPYLGSVFNYTFGCLLSLGFGGASISGMKYSLPRLVAGITRQLYLEDKDAYFDSLMKFDLKEFEP; this is translated from the coding sequence ATGAGCCTCCCGTCCCCCGCCGCGAAGTCCGCGTCTGGTCTGTCCACCCTCGAAGCCTCGATCCGTCGGGACCTGGAGCGCCTCGAGTACCCCAAACGCCCCTGGGTGCTCTCCCGCCAGGCGAGCGACGGCCGCCCCATCCTCGACGTGCTCATCATCGGCGGCGGACAGAGCGGCCTCGCCGCCGCCTTCGGCCTCATGCGTGAGAAGGTCAACAACCTCCTCGTCGTGGACGACTCCGCCCCCGGCCTCTCCGGCCCCTGGAAGACGTTCGCGCGCATGCACACACTGCGCACCCCCAAACACCTCACCGGCCCCGACCTCAACCTCCCCAACCTCTGCTTCCAGACCTGGTACGAGGCCCAGTTCGGCGAGGACGCCTGGAAAGCCGTGGGCTTCGTCCCCAAGGAGCTGTGGGCCGACTACCTCCACTGGTACCGCCACGTCCTCTCCATCCCCGTGCGCAGCCACACCCGCGTCGGCGCCCTGTCCTGGCTCCCCGAGGAGCGCTGCTTCGCCGTCCCCGTCCGCTCCACCGACAAGCAGGCGCCCCAGGACGCCCCCGAGGAAATACTCCTCGCGCGCAAGGTGGTGCTCGCCACCGGCATCGACGGCTCGGGCCGCTGGGAGACACCCGCCAACGTGGCCCGCCTGCCCCGCGAACTCTGGGTCCACACCCGCGACGACATCGACTTCGAGGCCCTGCGCGGCAAGCGCATCGGCGTGCTCGGCGCGGGCGCCTCGGCCTTCGACAACGCCTCCGTCGCCCTGGAGCGCGGCGCCGCCGAGGTGCACCTCTTCTACCGCCGCAAGACGCTGCCCACCGTCAACGCCTACCGCTGGGCCGAGTTCGTCGGCTTCCTCAAGCACCACGGCGACCTGCCGGACGCGGATCGCTGGCGCTTCATCCGCCGCATCCTCGAGATGGGGCAGCTCCCCCCGCACGACACCTACCAACGCGCCCGCGCCCTCCCCCACTTCTTCCTCCACCCGGAGAGTCCCTGGCAGGACGTCCAGGCCGTGGAGGGCCGCGCCCAGGTCACCACGCCCCACGCCACCTTCACCTTCGACAAGCTCATCGTCGGCAGCGGCACGGTGACGGACCTGTCCTTGCGCCCGGAGCTGGCCCACCTCGTGGGCGACATCGCCCTGTGGAAGGACCGCTACACCCCGCCTCCCGAGGAGGCCCACACGGATCTCGCCCGCCACCCCTACCTGGGCCCCGGCTTCGAGTTCCAGGAGAAGGTGCCCGGCCGCGCCCCCTACCTCGGCTCGGTCTTCAACTACACCTTCGGCTGTCTGCTCTCGCTCGGCTTCGGCGGCGCGAGCATCTCCGGCATGAAGTACAGCCTGCCCCGGCTCGTCGCCGGCATCACCCGGCAGCTGTACCTCGAGGACAAGGACGCCTACTTCGACTCGTTGATGAAGTTCGACCTGAAGGAGTTCGAGCCATGA
- a CDS encoding Imm52 family immunity protein: MDESYYVGAYWGPRKETALECARRAELFFHMLARCEPSFAQWYRAGRGFPRELPGHPVHPEMKELEKLLLQSRNRTDVGKKVIEDLGFSRIMWNAKEEATDLHLSCGKYSPWGGPNICLLSPPSKGAIRDRLLRVPVLTDVLTAMATAWDPDFAMASSTEMVRLVEKRQPEVRVGWLTYLSRRLGTLPPLPAPVRIEPVGTLGWLLVLSPEPMTADNPEHVAFTARVRQLLDRAGLIERPEPEPSSEDS, encoded by the coding sequence ATGGACGAGAGCTACTACGTCGGAGCGTACTGGGGTCCGAGAAAGGAGACAGCGCTGGAGTGTGCCCGACGCGCGGAACTCTTCTTCCACATGCTGGCGCGGTGTGAACCGTCGTTCGCACAATGGTACCGTGCGGGCCGGGGATTCCCCCGTGAGCTGCCGGGCCATCCTGTCCACCCGGAGATGAAGGAGTTGGAGAAACTCCTTCTCCAGAGCAGGAATCGAACGGACGTCGGCAAGAAGGTCATCGAGGATCTGGGGTTCAGCCGAATCATGTGGAATGCCAAGGAGGAGGCCACCGACCTCCACCTTTCTTGTGGAAAATATTCGCCATGGGGCGGCCCCAACATTTGCCTGCTAAGCCCACCCAGTAAAGGCGCAATAAGGGATCGGCTTCTGCGCGTGCCAGTACTCACTGATGTGCTTACCGCCATGGCCACCGCGTGGGACCCCGACTTCGCCATGGCCAGCTCAACCGAGATGGTACGCCTCGTCGAGAAACGGCAACCCGAGGTCCGCGTGGGCTGGCTGACCTACCTGTCACGCCGCCTGGGCACGCTTCCCCCGCTGCCCGCCCCCGTGCGCATCGAGCCGGTGGGCACCCTCGGCTGGCTCCTCGTCCTCTCCCCCGAGCCCATGACGGCGGACAACCCCGAGCACGTGGCCTTCACCGCCCGCGTGCGCCAACTGCTCGACCGGGCCGGCCTCATCGAACGTCCGGAACCCGAACCCTCCAGCGAAGACTCCTGA
- a CDS encoding Tox-REase-5 domain-containing protein — protein MAHSLLHPVRTVEDLAQLPTTVASLIASSPEYFARYGAMSREDQIREAARLSTHVLMLLGGAEATVGRMGGLGAELPVLSLTARGELVLGKAAVATSTASTTGGMALGDLSLLHMAGRGQGPIGGAGGKKGKSSQPTAAKGPGKWAYKKPTTESRRALEYQEQITGRPAWYVYMIEELEFDGFNSKELLEAKGPGYCSFFNPDGTPKSWYKNSGKFDEMMNQAERQKRRAQQKGLPLTWHVADANVAQFLRKEFEKRGWNNTTVRHTPPMR, from the coding sequence ATGGCCCATTCCCTCCTCCATCCCGTCCGCACGGTGGAGGACCTGGCCCAACTGCCCACCACGGTGGCGAGCCTCATCGCCTCCTCGCCGGAGTACTTCGCGCGCTACGGGGCCATGTCCCGGGAGGACCAGATCCGCGAGGCGGCTCGGCTGTCCACGCACGTGCTCATGCTGCTCGGGGGAGCGGAGGCCACGGTGGGGCGCATGGGCGGACTGGGTGCGGAGCTGCCAGTGCTGTCGCTCACCGCCAGGGGCGAGCTGGTGCTGGGCAAAGCGGCCGTGGCGACAAGCACCGCGAGCACCACCGGGGGCATGGCGCTGGGCGACCTCTCCCTCCTCCACATGGCGGGGAGGGGACAGGGACCCATCGGAGGCGCGGGCGGCAAGAAGGGCAAGTCCTCCCAGCCGACTGCAGCGAAGGGTCCCGGCAAATGGGCGTACAAGAAGCCCACGACCGAGTCCAGGCGGGCCCTTGAGTATCAGGAACAGATCACGGGACGGCCAGCATGGTACGTGTACATGATTGAAGAGCTGGAGTTCGACGGCTTCAACAGCAAGGAACTACTTGAGGCCAAGGGTCCCGGCTATTGCTCGTTCTTCAATCCGGATGGCACACCCAAGTCCTGGTACAAGAATTCCGGAAAATTCGACGAGATGATGAACCAGGCAGAGAGACAGAAAAGGCGGGCTCAACAGAAAGGGCTGCCACTGACTTGGCATGTCGCCGACGCCAATGTCGCGCAGTTCCTCCGTAAGGAATTTGAAAAGCGCGGATGGAACAACACGACCGTCCGCCATACGCCACCCATGCGATAG
- a CDS encoding Imm52 family immunity protein, translated as MSPMQRSRSSFAKSSRTEDGTTSPSITPHQRGRRGARMQDRYYVGAYWGPRKETALECARRAELFFYMLARCDPSFTQWYRAGRGFPRELPGHPVRPEVEELEKFLLQGRNRTDLGKEVIEDLGFSQMMWNEKKDPTHLSISCGGYSPWGGPNSCLLNPPRAGPVRERLLRAPVLTEVLTSMATAWDPDFAMASSTEMVRLVEKRQPEVRVGWLTYLSRRLGTLPPLPAPVRIEPVGTLGWLLALSPEPMTASNPEHVAFTARVRELLDRAGLIERPEPEPTSD; from the coding sequence ATGTCGCCGATGCAAAGGTCACGAAGTTCCTTCGCGAAATCTTCGAGGACAGAGGATGGAACAACATCACCGTCCATCACACCCCACCAGCGCGGTAGGAGAGGAGCGCGTATGCAAGACAGATATTACGTGGGGGCGTACTGGGGTCCACGCAAGGAAACAGCGCTGGAGTGTGCCCGGCGCGCGGAACTCTTCTTCTACATGCTGGCACGGTGTGATCCGTCATTTACCCAATGGTACCGAGCAGGCCGAGGATTCCCTCGCGAGCTACCAGGCCACCCGGTGCGCCCGGAGGTTGAGGAACTGGAGAAGTTCCTATTGCAGGGCAGGAATCGCACGGACCTCGGCAAGGAAGTCATCGAGGACTTGGGATTCAGTCAGATGATGTGGAATGAGAAGAAGGATCCCACTCACCTCAGCATTTCTTGCGGTGGATACTCCCCCTGGGGAGGGCCCAATTCGTGCCTGCTCAACCCGCCCAGGGCGGGCCCTGTACGGGAGCGGCTCCTGCGAGCCCCCGTGCTAACCGAAGTGCTCACGAGCATGGCCACCGCGTGGGACCCCGACTTCGCCATGGCCAGCTCGACCGAGATGGTACGCCTCGTCGAGAAACGGCAACCCGAGGTCCGCGTGGGCTGGCTGACCTACCTGTCGCGCCGCCTGGGCACGCTTCCCCCACTGCCCGCGCCCGTGCGCATCGAGCCAGTGGGCACCCTCGGCTGGCTCCTCGCCCTCTCCCCCGAGCCCATGACGGCGAGCAACCCCGAGCACGTGGCCTTCACCGCGCGCGTGCGCGAACTGCTCGACCGGGCTGGCCTCATCGAACGTCCGGAACCCGAACCCACCAGCGATTGA